ACTTTTTCAACTGTTTCATTATCATTTTCTCTCAATATAGTCCAAACTACCAAATATCTTCCGAATCCCCTCTTTATGCTGAGGAAAAATAGTATCCATCAATTCAATACCTTCTGAATTAATTGACACCTACGTGACACGGCGGTCTTTAGGACATGATTTTCACCTCTTCTTTTCCAACCTATCCACTACATACGTGGTACTACTACTTACAAGTAATGTTTTGCTTTCAAGTTTTTGTATAGGCTAATCACCTTTACTGTATAGTAGCTTAAGCACTGCAAATTCAGTTGGATTAAATCCGTAACTTTTTATATCCTCTTCAATACACTTAGTGATTGGCTGTAATTCCTTTGATAATATAACAAATAACTTTAAAGATAAGCTTTCATCGTCAATCACGCTCATAATTACCAATCCTTTACAAGTTATCTTGAATTCGAGATTTATTATATTATCGTCAAAATATTATGTCAATCATTCATTTTAGCTTTATCAAGCCACTTATAATTTATTTCTCAACATAAGACATATGGAATTAGAAGAAAACAATTGTTACTATATAAGTATCTCAATTACGTTATTTCTTTTAAAGAGAGCTTGTTTTTAATCACAAGTTCTCTTTTGCAATATTCTAAATTGGACCCTAACAAATTTTAGAGTATATGATATAGTTTTTAAACAAAGATTAGAGCTCTCCTACAAGAAGGAGAGCTCTAATCTTTCATATAAATATTCACCATTTTTATCATTGCGGGGACATCAAAACTTTAACTTGATGGGGATATGATACTACCTCAATTCATACATAGTACTAACCATATATCTATCATATTTTTTATAAACAGGATTAATTAGATTTAAAAAAAGATTTCTTTTTCTTTACTCGTAATAAGTCACCTGTCCATCCTTTGACTCGCATATATAAATACATACCTCCTGTTGTGAAAATGATAAATAAGAGAGCGATTAAATAGCTATATTTCCATTCTAGTTCAGGCATTAAAATTCATCCCCCACAATGCTCCTAAGGCCGTCAAAGGTGTACTTACAGCAGTTAATACAGTAAGAGATTTCATAATCTCATTCCCACGATGAGAAGAAACAACTTCTTGTAAATGAATCATCGTGTCTAATTCTTCTTGGTACTCTTTAACAAGTTGTAATCCACGCTCTAATTTTACGTGTGTTTGTTTATAACAAAGGGTGTTTGTTAAGTTTTCTAACCAAGCTTCTTTCAGGCCTTGTAATACTTCTTGTATTAAGCGGAACACATGTGTGTTCATAAATAATTCATGACGAATATGATAGATTCTTTCTAAAACTGCTATGTTATTATGATGATAAAAATCCCATAATACATTTCTAAAATTGTTTTCGAAATAGTCAACCTTTCGTAAGTAGTGAGATATAAAGATTGATAAGATAGCACATAATCCTTCAGCGGAACTATTACAATTTTTCACACTAAAAGAGGAATTATGTATTAATTTTTGGAAATCCTCTTCCTCTTTTTCCTGGACCGTTATCAGTATTCCATGAGCTACGAAATAATGAAGAAATTTTTGAATTTTGGCATCCTTTTTATCTTGATCATATAAAAACGAACCATATACACAAGTTTGACTTGGTGATAACGTATAAACATATAATCCATTCTCACAAGGAGAACTTATTTTCTTTACAAATTGAGAGAAATAAGATGTTACATCACGAGGGATTATAGAAGAAAATTTTTCAAGTTCACTAGTTCTTACATGATACCAACTCCATTTCGGCATTTTTATGCATTCCATATTATTCATCCTTTCTGAATAGTTTTATGTTTGATCGAATCATATCCGTAATATGTAATTTGTATGTAGGTATTCATGTCTTGGAGGAAAAGTTTTTAGAGCAACTAAATTACAAAATAAATGGCATAGGGGGCCTTATTCTGTTAAAAGGAAGACCCCCTATATATTAGCTATTTTTATTCTCAATTTTAAACATTTCCTCTATATAAGCACTTTTTATCTTTTCTTATAAAGGATTTTTTATATGTGGAAAAGAAGCTACATAATTTGGCACGTCTATTCAGTGAACTCCATTTCGGTCGTTATTATAATTTAGATTCATATACAGATTGATTGGTGATGTCGTCAAATACTTGACTTCCAATCATATAGTACCCATGAAGTGCAGCCTCTTTCGAAGCGTCTACCATACGGAAAGAAGAAATTTCACCTTGCATTTTTTCAATTCGTTTTTTGTGGAGATCTACTATTCCTCCTGTCCAAATAATAGTGTCATACTGGTCTAACTTAAATTGTTCTTGTAATACACGCATAACGTCTTGGAAGTGTGCATCCAACTCTTTTTGAATCAAAATATGAACCTGATTTGTCTGAGGATCTTCTTCTCGACCTCCATATCCTTTTTCTAATATGTTTGGCATATCGTTAATATGCAAGTGATCACTCTCTCCCGCATGATTCTGCACGATATTCTTAATATTTTTCAAAGGCTTGCTACATCCTAGTTCCGTCTCATAATGATTTAAAATGACATTCTGTTTCATATCTGTCATTTCTAATGTACGAAATCCACCATCAATAATTAAGATACGATCTCGTTCCTGAATGATTCCCTCTTTTAAGAAATAAGCATGTAAAGCGACCGGTTGCTGAAGAATCAAAGCATTTTCCACCGTAATATGAATAAATTTCCCATCAATTTGTACGGAAGTTTCTTTTTTTAGTGCACGTTGTAATTGCTCATGCTGACTACCAAAATAAGTGACAGGAAGCCCGGTAACAACTAAAGGTAACACGACATTTTCTTTATAATCCTTTGCAATGCAACCAAATATTTGTTGTTTAAACTGTTCGCTTTCATAATAATTTTCTATTTCTTCTTCAAATGGAGGAAGAAATGAAGCGTCAGATTGATGCGCTTCATTTCCCATGTAGTATGCAAAGTCTAAGTCTATAAAACTTACCTTTGTTAGATCTTCACTTTCATCATGATTAGGTACAGGGGCTAGTGTGGAAGCTTCACTCTTAACCGTCACCTCAGAATCTTCATCCTGTCGATATACTCGCTTAGTAAAGCCGATTCCTACATCAATTGCATACAAAGATTTCATACTTTTTTCCTCACTTTCTATTTTTAGAATTAAATCTAAGCACTCTCTTCTTTCCCTTCTTTCACATATTTCTTTTCATTTTTCGTTTTTTCCCCGTCTATTTCCTTACTATTTTCATTTTTTTCGTAATCCTTTTCATCTTTTTTCTTTTTATTATTTTCGTTTTCTGTTAAATCTTTAATGGTAGAAATAACAACTGGTGTGGCTGTAAGCAGTTGTGGTAATGTTTGTTTTGCAACATTAGCTGCAGTTACAGAGAATTGTTTACTTGTCTCAGTTACCTTCTCTAATGTTTCCTTTATGTTTCCTTCTTGCAATTTGTCTTTTACGTTTTTTCCTGTTGTTTGTATAGCTTTCCGATTTTCTTTTTTTAATAGGGAGACTATGACTCCGGTCGCAATCCCAATCACAGTATATTTAAATATTGTATGTTTCATTTTTCTCACCCTTCTCTACTTTTAATTTCTTCCATGCTACAACCTAAAATAATTAACTTATCTATTTATTAGATAGTGCAATCTATTAGAGAGAATGATAGTTTTGCGGCTGCCTATCACTCGCCGTTAGTGTTTCATCTGTTACTAGGAGTAAAATTCTCCCTTGATCTAGTTTTTCTTCATATAAGTTAGCTTCCTCCTTCGACAACCCCATTTCTTCCATTTGATTTCGGAGCTCGTCCCCTTTTTTGGAGAAAAAGTTGATAATACTTGTGCCCAATCCTTGTTCTTTTACTCCAATCGTATTTGTGTTTGTATCATCCGCAATCTTTTTTGTTAGATGTTTTTCATGTGTTAAGACGTAAATGTCATCTTGGTGAATCCCTTGCAATTCTAGCTCTTTTACTTTCATAACTACTTCCTGTTCATTTTCATATTCATGAACCACCGGTTTTCTTTCATTCTTATGCATTGTATTTTTCCTCCTTTAGATTTTTTATTTAGTTGTTATGTAATATGTAATACACCTATTTTAAAGATGTTAAACCTAAATTTTCAAAAAATTTTATGTAATAGGTTATTAATGTTTTTGAATATCCAAGCAATGTCATGAGAACTTTGCTTCCATAAAAGTGTTACAAATAACGATTTGTTTGGAAGGCAAGTCCCTTATTTTATAGAAAATTTCTATTTGGAAAAAGTTACAAAAGGAGTACAAGATACTTTTTTCGTTAATTAAATCAAAATAAAAAAACAGGTTATTTGGCTATTCATTCCGTAAGCTTAATACTCAAGTTAATCTTTTTTCACACGGTTAAACTTTATTAAGAAAACTTTAAGGAATTCCCCTCTATATTTATAAGAATTTTTTTCTATACTGAATCATGTAAATGAACAAAAGGAGAAATGATTATGAAGAAATTTGTACTTTGCATACTAGGAATAGGCCTACCTATATACTTACTACCTTTCATATTACGAGGGGATTTTGATAGATTTAATCCGATTGCTGAAGAAAAAAATGTATACGCCATTGCGAAGGGGTATGGTGTTCCAGATTACCATCATAAAGGACGAGCTATGTACTCACTAAAAAGTTTTGATGAATCTGGGAGCAGGAACGAATATACAGTAGGAACTAGCACCCCTAATGATTTTATAAGAAAAACTTACTTGAGAATTCATGTAAAAGGTAAGTATGTTTACTCGTACGAGGCTATTTCTGAAAAGGATATTCCGGAGAAAATAAGGAAGCAATTAGAGGTAGAAATTAAATAAAAGAGCCCACTCGTATGAGTTGGCTCTCCCGTCTATCATTATTGTTTTAATAACCATTCTTCCATTACTTTCACTGTTTCATCTCGTTGTGCTTTTGATGTAATTAAGCTCGCATTATCACCTTTTTGCTCACCATACATACCAAAATGAGCATGGTTTCCGCCTTTTATCATGTGCATAGTTGTATTCTTTGACATGAACTTTTTATTGTTCTCTATTTTTTCTACAGTTGCTAACGCATCTACTTCCCCATAAATTGATAACATCGGAATCGATTTCGTAGAGAAATCATCTGCAGGATATGAACCTAAGAAAATAATCCCATCTACCTTATCTTCATGTTGAAAGGCATACTTAGAAATCATAGCTCCGCCCATTGAATGCCCTGCAACATACCATTTTTGAACTTTAGGATACTGTTCAATTACACTGTCTACTTCATTGATTCCAAGTATCGCTAAATTTAATGGTAACTTCGGCATGACTACAAAATGTCCATCTTTTGCAAGAGCTTCTCCTAAATAACTATAAGCTTCAGCTTCTACTTTAGCTCCTTGATAAAAAATAACTCCTATTTTCGCATCTTTCTCTCCAAAAACTATATGATCTTCATCTTTTTTATCATCCACTAACGACATAGCCTCTTTCGTTGGTTTATAACTAAACTGAGACCAAACAAAAAAACTAATACTTCCTATAAGTAAAATACCTAGTAAAGAGTACAGAATAATTTTTATCCATTTCTTCACAAAGATGACCTCCCTAAGATGTATATATTCTATATTTTAGATTACCATTAATAAACATAAAAACTCGAGCATTTTTATTGTGCTCAAGTTTTCATTTACGTCTTTAATTTATACTATAAATTGTCCAAGATAAATATGTAGCAAATGTAGACCATAAAAAATATGGAATTAGCAACCATGTCGATACTTTAGATAATTTGGAAGAAACCGCTATGAGAAGCAACGTAGTAATAGCGACTAGTAAACAATCTACTGTTGCTAAAAATAATTTTTTTTGACTGAATTGAAAATAGCTAAACGCTTGATTGCATATGTAATTTAAAAGGAATACAAACCAAAATGTTTTTGGCTTACATCCATATTTGTTATAAATAATTGTAACTGATAATGCAATCAGTCCATATAATATAGCCCAAATCATTCCGATTGTCATGCCAGAAGGTGTCCAAGACGGCTTTTCTAGCGCATCGTACCACATACGATCAATAGGAAATAAAATACTAGAAACATAAAACAAACCATATGTTAGTAAAAATACTATGATACTAGAATTTTTCATAAACATTCTCCTTTTTCAATAGAAGGTTTTAGAAACTTTATATGATTAGTATGTCCTTGTAATGGATAAAATTCTAATATTTAAATTTTAAATACATATTGTTTAACCTATTTCATACGAATTCTTTCATACTTTTATATGCACAAAGCGCTCTCTCTCGTGCTGCCTTATGATCAACGACTGGCAAAGGATATGTATGACCAAGCTGTATATTGGCCTTTTGTAAAATATGCTCAGGTGCTTCCCACGGTTTATGTATATATTTATTAGGCATATCTTTTAATTCTGGTACCCATTTTCTTATATACTCTCCGTTTTTATCAAACTTTTCTCCTTGTGTGATCGGATTAAAAATACGAAAGTATGGTGATGCATCTGCTCCACTTCCAGCAACCCATTGCCACCCCATTGTATTATTTGCAATATCAGCATCTAATAGTGTATCCATAAACCATTTTGCTCCTTCTTGCCACGGAATTAACAAATGCTTTACAAGAAAAGAGGCTACAGCCATTCTTGTGCGATTATGCATAAAACCTGTTTGCCACAGTTCCCTCATTCCTGCATCAATAAACGGATAACCAGTGTCACCTTTCTGCCATACTCTTAATAACTCCTCTTCATTATTCCACGGAAAATGTTCAAAGCTCTTATTAAGAGGTTTATATGCTGTAAACGGATAATGATATAGCAAATAATAAGAAAACTCTCGCCAAATTAATTGACGTATAAAACTATTTACTTGTTTTTCAAAAAGACTACATTGGCTTTCTGTACTTTTATTTATTAAGTAATGATAGATTAGCTTGACTGATATTTGACCAAATGAAAGATAAGGCGCCAACATTGAATGAGCATTTTGATTTGGAAAATCTCTTCCTTCACTATAAGAGGCCAATTTGCTAGAGAAAAATTCCTTCCATGTTTTGTATGCCCCTTCTTCTGTAGGCTCCCATATTGATTCCATATGAGATGTCCACGGTATAGTCGGCAACAAGTGTAATTCTGAAACAGATAAGCTTACTGGTAAAGAGTTTCCTCCCTTTATACTCTGCACTTTACTAATTGGCTTATGTATTACCTGCTTTTGAAATGCATTGTAAAAAGGCGTAAACACCTTATATTCAGTGTTATCTTTCTTTTTAATAACCCAAGGCTCTAATAATAAATGTGAATTAAATTCCTTACAGATCATACCTTTATGTTCTAACATCATTTTCATTTTTTGATTAGATTGTAATCTGTCCGGATCATAACAAATATTCCAATATACAGCCGTTATACCTAACTGTTCTACGAGAGAAAGTATTTCTTCTTGCGTACTTCCTTTACGAATGATTAAAGTAGAGCCCAATGCCTCAAGTTGCTTCTTTACATCTATTATTGCATGGTGTAACCACCACTTTGACGCACTTCCCATTGAAAAAGTTTCATCATGTACATATACCGGAACAACCTCACCGGACTGAGCCGCTTCAAATAGAGCTGGGTTATCATATAAGCGAAAATCTTTTTGAAACATAACGATAATTTTATTTTGCATGGCTATCCTTTCTTACTCTTAAAACATAATAAAGTGAAACTTTAATCAACCCGATCCCCACCTAACTTCTTTGCTTCCGTTGATTTTTGAGGTGGGGGTAATGCGGGGTAAATTTTATTATACAACAGCAATTCATACATAAAAATTTATTTGTCCTTAATAAATTAATTCATGCATTCAGCTACTTTATTAGCAGAAACTTTAACCACCGTTTCTTTTCCACCTGTTTTATCAATCATGAAGCCATGAACTTTAACATCAGAAGGTACTAATGGATGATGACGAATCATATCTATGCTCTTCTCAATATTTTCACTAACATTTTCTTTTCCACTTAGCCATTCCTCAAGGCTACCATTTGAAAATTCAGGCATGCAATTTTCAAAGAGATAATCTAGTTCCTTGTTATTTTTTATGGAATCACGTTGGATTTGTAAATTAACTACATCTGTTTTTTTATCCTCTATTCCGACAACAAAAATTTCTTCCACATTTTCTTGATAAATAGCGATAATAATAGACCTCATTATATCTCCAAAAGGATGTACAATTACAGAATCGCAGCTGTGTATAGTCAACATATTTTCTCGTTGAATGTTAGTTACTTGTTGTATGATAGGCTCTATTCCGTGTTCCATGTCTGTTAACAATAAAACCTTTTTATTCTTTGCATTCATATATAGCACTCCTTCTTCATGATTGTATTTATAGAACTTTTTAAACTAGTAACAATTGTTGAGTATTCATTACATAATTGTTACCAATTTTTCCAACGTCCCTCTGGATCAACACTGGCAAGTCTAACCCATCCATTTTGAACTTTTTCTCGAAATGTGAAATTATTATTTAGCAAACGTTCTATATATTTAGTAGGCGCTTGAATTACAATTAATAAACGAAGTGGTGAATGATACGTCTCACGATCTGATTGCATAACGGATTGCCAAGGTAAGCCTGGTAACAGGTCACTTGCATTTCCTTGCATAACACCAAGACCTGCCGTTACAGTTTGGGTTGCTTTGTTTCCACTACCATAATAATGAGGGGCTACAGTTGAAGCGTAATATTGTAAATTGATCCACTGAGCTACTGTTCCTGGTCCGGCTATGATGTTAGCTAATATATCGCCACTTTCATCCTGTTTCCAATCATAATTATGAAGGAAAGCCCTACCTTCTAGGTCACACTCCTGAGTCAATTCACGTTGCCCGATAATAAAAGATGCATTACGTGCTAATCCCCATTCCGGACGTATTTCACTCCAATCTTCTGCAAATCGGTGTGCCTCTTTACTCGGATTTTTTATTTTCGTTTTAAAATGAGGTAATTGCATTAAACGCTCTCTATTTGCATGTTGGCTCACATTTGGCATAATGGCCTCAATACAATCAAATGCTTCTTGCGCAGTTTCCGAAAGTTCTGGAACGTAAATCCACTCTAATTCATCCACTGTTGTTTTATGTTCAGCTGCTGCAAAAATGGTGTCATCGGGAATTTTAATACCTTCAGCAGACAACGCCTCTCTCACTTCTGGAAGATTACATAAAGTAGCGAAAACTCTTGCATTAAATCCTCCCGCTGCTCCGCCACACGCACCACACTCAAGCGCTGCAGCATAAGGATTGTTCGTACTTTGACTACTGTGGCCGCACATTACAACTAAAGGAGCGAAACCTTCTGTTAATCCCACCATTTTTAAAGTTTGACGCACATAGTTCACTTTTTCTTCTTTCGTAAAACCGATCGGTATCTCACAGTTTGTATCATGAACATGATTAAGCGAGAAAGTTGTATCAGGCTTTTGCAACATATTTTTACGAAGGTTACGAATGAAGCCACCTACTCTTCTTGGCACAAAACTCCTTGTCACCATTTGTAAACCAAGTAAAGGACCACTTACTTCAGGTAGCAACATACTTGTCAGTACGTTCTGTTTCATCGTTTTAAATGTATAACGTACCGAACTGCCTACCATCTTACGTTGTTCATAAGATTTACATTCATTTTCATCTGTTAGCTCTTTTATTTGATGTTTCGGTTTTAATATAACTGGCAAAGAAGGATGGCTGTCATTACTACCTAGTTCAGTAGTCGCAATTGGTAACCCAAAGAAACCAGCTATTCCAAACGTTTCGAACGGACCTAATTTTTCAAGGTGGCGACGAAACGGTTCTGAACGTACATCAATACAAAATGCTAATTGAGCTACTACACGCTTTTTATCATGAGTTGCACGTTGCTTAGAAGCAATCTTCTCCCTTAATTGCTCTGCATGCGTCTGTTCCCAAGCTTCTAGCCAAAGTTTCTTGCGAGTATTTTCATCAAAGCGATAAGCGAATGCCAATAATTCACTTTGTTCAGTTGCAGACATTTGTAACCATTTCTCTATTGAAATATCCCCCCAATAGATCCAAGAAGCTATAAGTGGGACGATCGAAACTTTTTTCTCAACCTTTTGATTTTTTAAAGGTAAATACGGTTTTACAATGGCTAGCTCCATAGAAAGTCGAACTGCTAAATATTCTATGAGAAGTTCCTGTTCCTCAATTGATTGTTGCGAGCGCCATCGTATCATTCCTGCCCATCCAGGCAAAGAAAGTAAGTGCCCTTCAAGGTAAGCTTGCATGTTAGATTCAGAAATTCCTAATTCAGATAATGCTTTTGTTAAAGCTATAAGGGCATCTTCTGGCCAATCTTTTAAAACTTTACGTTCAGTTTTACTGAGCGCTGGATCAAATGTAATAAGGTGTTGCCACGCACGATAAAAACCTTTCTCTCGATTTGGCATCGCCCAACTTGCCCCGGCGTCATCAAGATATAATTTACACCATTTAATAATATGATAATTAAGAATATCCGATAGGTTGTCACCATTTTGATTCTCTATAAGCGAGCTTATTGGTTGCATAGAAGAGTCTTTCATACTCCCTGTATTTACATAATTTATTTCTTCTGCCAATTTATTTAATTCTGGCGATGATAATAGACTAGAAGGTAATCTTTCTAACTTTAAAGCTTCTTGACAAAAACGCTCCGCTGTCTCTCGCGGCATATGAAAAGATTGTGAATCAAGCCAACGAGACAAGGCAATTTGTAAAAATGATTCCTCAATCTCACCTTTCGCCTTTGCCGAATGAATCATGGAAGCACTAGGATAAATATCCACATTACGAGCTTCTTTTAACCAATTTGCAACTTGTTCAAATGATTGCTTTTCCAGCCCCATCCAAGGGTGATGAGCTGCAAATGTAGAGATAGGCCAAAGTGGCGCAATCACTCGGCTAGCCGATACAACTAAATCATTTATATTATTTTCTTGTAGATCAATATTTTTATCTTTCTTTTTTAAAGTCTCTTTCCTTAATATTGACGGTATGCTCATCACGAATTACCTCCCTTTGATACATCATGTTTCAGATAGCTTGGATGACTTTCTACTGACTTTCGTCTCGCCTCACCTACTCGAACTGACCAAAGATAAAGTACAGCGGATAAAGTAGAAGATTGATTACGAGTAACGAAAGTACAAATAACACTACTAAATAGTAAGATACATATAACAAAGATAACGGCTGGAGCTGAAGGTTGAACACTTTGATACATGTCAGTGTGCAACCATTTATAAAGAGAATTATGAACGGTAAAGTAAATGAGAGAAAATCCAATCAAAACAATTAAGCCAGCAATTCGTCCCATTCTTCCCTCTCCAAAAACAACAAGCTGTTTCCAAGAAAAGTATAGTGACCAGCCTAAGATTAACGCACTAACTAATTGATACCCCTCTCCAGAAGTTATAAACCAGAAAGCAATTGCTATAAATAACCCTAAAACACGCCCGACTATCATCCATAAATTGGACATCTTTTTATTAGACTGCTTCACTACCTCAACACGTTGTACTGAGGAACCAGCTTGTAAAAACAGTGTGGCTTTAAATAAACCATGTAAAATTAAATGAATAACAGCTGCTAAATAAGCGCCTAATGCACATTGAATCAGCATAAATCCCATTTGTGCAATAGTAGATCCTACTAGCTGACGTTTATAATCAACTTGAACTAAACTAATTCCTGTTCCTATTAAGACAGAAATACTAGAGAAAATTAGTAAAATGATTTGTGCAATATCATCATGAAAAAGTGGCGAAAATCTAGTTAACATGATACCGCCAGCATTTACTAAACCCGCATGCATAATAGCAGAAACAGGAGTTGGAGCAACAGCTGATTCAATTAACCATCTTTGAAAAGGCCATTGTGCTGCTGGAATCATCACAGCTACTATAATCAATAAGTTAATTCCTGTTTTCTCCAATGTTCCAAATTGGGCTACATTTTCATTCGTTACAACTGATGTTAACTGCCACTGTCCAGTTATTTGAAACAGCCAAATGATAGCTGATAGTAAGGCGATCCAACTTATTGTAAATAAATAGCCAGAGATTTTTGTTGCTTCGCTAACTACTTTCCACCCTTTATTTAGCCCGATGAGTAGAACCAATCCTATAAGTGTTGCACCCCAACACATAATCATGAAGCGAAGATCATCACTTAACCATGCAACTGAAGATACACCTGTAGTAAATGTAAAAAGTGCAAAGTATTTTCGATATGAGCGATCTCCCATTAAGTAACGTACAGAAAATCGCTGAATGATTAAACCAATTGTAAGAACGAAGAAAGCCATTAACCAAGCTAAAGTATCTAGATGCCAAGGCCCCACAACTCTATCTCCATTGTTATTAACAAGTGCAAGTAAAGAAACCAATGAAGGCAAAGCAGCGATACCAATATGGATATGAACAAAACGTAAAGGCATCCTTGCATGTAAAAACAATAATCCACTTAGCCAAGAAGCACTAAGCGCGATAAAAAATAATGTTAACAGTGTTGATGAACTTAGCGAAATTAACATGTAAAATACTCCCTTCCAAACGAAAATAACCTATAAAAATTCCTTTTCATTACGATAGTTTTTTAATTTCAATTTTTATTCACTCTTTTTAGTACATCGTTTTTTCCATAAAAAAAACCGACAACTTCCATAATTCAATGATTTTATATCATCATTGAATTATGGAGATTGTCGGTTTCACTTCAACTAACTTCAATAAAGTTTTTTGAAGAGCTCCCATTTTATAGAGGATAATAATGTATGTATTAATCCTATTAAAAATAACAGTATATCTCTGATCTCCTAGATTATGCAATCAATATATCAATTTATGTTATGCGCTATCCTTCAATTAAGAAACTTTTTCATTTAGTCAATATTACATATTAAAAAAATGCTAAAGCCTTAATTATAGCAAACAGTTAAAATAAGCATCTATTAATTTTTAAAACAATTATAAGATAAACCATATTAAGTAGTTTGTCAATTTATTTATCCGTTTTCCGAATCAAAATTCATTATACATAAATAATTTCAAGTTTTCTTGTTTTCTAATCATTACCTTGTTAATAAGATAAAATAAAGTACACAACTTGTAGATTTCTTAATTACCTCACTGCATTTTTAGTGTATCTTCCACTACCCCTACAGTGGTTTTAATTTTTAAAATTTCTCCTCAAGATTATGAAACAATTTAAAAATCATTACTCGTTCACCAGTACGTGAGCTTATATCCGTATGAAAACTTTTCACTTCTTCTCCAGTTAATTCTAATATAATCTCTTTCAAATCGTCAATTCCAGATTCAACTAGCTCCGAACGATTTTTCTTTATCGTTAGCATACCGTCTTTCGTTTCACAAACAGTATATTCAGCCGGTGTTAAAATACCTTGTAAATTTACGATAATCATATCCCGTAATATATCTGTCTTAACGGATATAGACCCGCGTCCTAGGTAGTCCTTTTCCCAGTGCGTAATTGCTTTACTTATCTCTGACTCAATAGAGCCTTTTGAGTTTTTCATTTATGTATCCTCCTTCAATAAAATAAATTTACAATAACAATATAATAATCTGGATTGATTTTATTTTCAATTATTGAGAACAATTTATAGGAAT
This genomic window from Bacillus anthracis str. Vollum contains:
- a CDS encoding DUF2294 domain-containing protein; its protein translation is MKNSKGSIESEISKAITHWEKDYLGRGSISVKTDILRDMIIVNLQGILTPAEYTVCETKDGMLTIKKNRSELVESGIDDLKEIILELTGEEVKSFHTDISSRTGERVMIFKLFHNLEEKF
- a CDS encoding DUF2309 domain-containing protein; this translates as MSIPSILRKETLKKKDKNIDLQENNINDLVVSASRVIAPLWPISTFAAHHPWMGLEKQSFEQVANWLKEARNVDIYPSASMIHSAKAKGEIEESFLQIALSRWLDSQSFHMPRETAERFCQEALKLERLPSSLLSSPELNKLAEEINYVNTGSMKDSSMQPISSLIENQNGDNLSDILNYHIIKWCKLYLDDAGASWAMPNREKGFYRAWQHLITFDPALSKTERKVLKDWPEDALIALTKALSELGISESNMQAYLEGHLLSLPGWAGMIRWRSQQSIEEQELLIEYLAVRLSMELAIVKPYLPLKNQKVEKKVSIVPLIASWIYWGDISIEKWLQMSATEQSELLAFAYRFDENTRKKLWLEAWEQTHAEQLREKIASKQRATHDKKRVVAQLAFCIDVRSEPFRRHLEKLGPFETFGIAGFFGLPIATTELGSNDSHPSLPVILKPKHQIKELTDENECKSYEQRKMVGSSVRYTFKTMKQNVLTSMLLPEVSGPLLGLQMVTRSFVPRRVGGFIRNLRKNMLQKPDTTFSLNHVHDTNCEIPIGFTKEEKVNYVRQTLKMVGLTEGFAPLVVMCGHSSQSTNNPYAAALECGACGGAAGGFNARVFATLCNLPEVREALSAEGIKIPDDTIFAAAEHKTTVDELEWIYVPELSETAQEAFDCIEAIMPNVSQHANRERLMQLPHFKTKIKNPSKEAHRFAEDWSEIRPEWGLARNASFIIGQRELTQECDLEGRAFLHNYDWKQDESGDILANIIAGPGTVAQWINLQYYASTVAPHYYGSGNKATQTVTAGLGVMQGNASDLLPGLPWQSVMQSDRETYHSPLRLLIVIQAPTKYIERLLNNNFTFREKVQNGWVRLASVDPEGRWKNW
- a CDS encoding NADH dehydrogenase subunit 5 encodes the protein MLISLSSSTLLTLFFIALSASWLSGLLFLHARMPLRFVHIHIGIAALPSLVSLLALVNNNGDRVVGPWHLDTLAWLMAFFVLTIGLIIQRFSVRYLMGDRSYRKYFALFTFTTGVSSVAWLSDDLRFMIMCWGATLIGLVLLIGLNKGWKVVSEATKISGYLFTISWIALLSAIIWLFQITGQWQLTSVVTNENVAQFGTLEKTGINLLIIVAVMIPAAQWPFQRWLIESAVAPTPVSAIMHAGLVNAGGIMLTRFSPLFHDDIAQIILLIFSSISVLIGTGISLVQVDYKRQLVGSTIAQMGFMLIQCALGAYLAAVIHLILHGLFKATLFLQAGSSVQRVEVVKQSNKKMSNLWMIVGRVLGLFIAIAFWFITSGEGYQLVSALILGWSLYFSWKQLVVFGEGRMGRIAGLIVLIGFSLIYFTVHNSLYKWLHTDMYQSVQPSAPAVIFVICILLFSSVICTFVTRNQSSTLSAVLYLWSVRVGEARRKSVESHPSYLKHDVSKGGNS